From Flavobacterium arcticum, the proteins below share one genomic window:
- a CDS encoding TrmH family RNA methyltransferase, producing the protein MSQQLTHNETTFSKHTFPITLICDNIIYQPNIGSLFRICEAFGVQKIIFIGEDVALTPRKINRTSRSTHLHVPHQVIPNTTDALQYLQENDFEIVALEITDNSVPLQSLNLTSKKPIALIAGSEVYGISNELLQTAHHTTHITMYGENSSMNVVNAVAVALYDITGKIS; encoded by the coding sequence ATGTCGCAACAGCTTACTCATAACGAAACTACTTTTAGCAAACATACATTTCCTATCACTTTAATTTGCGATAATATTATCTATCAACCCAATATAGGTTCGCTATTTCGCATTTGTGAAGCCTTTGGAGTACAAAAAATTATTTTTATAGGAGAAGACGTTGCGCTTACCCCAAGAAAAATAAACCGTACTTCACGCAGTACACATCTCCATGTACCACATCAGGTTATACCAAATACGACTGACGCATTGCAATACTTACAAGAAAATGATTTTGAAATTGTGGCTCTCGAAATTACCGATAATAGCGTTCCGTTACAATCATTAAATTTAACCTCAAAAAAACCTATCGCTTTAATTGCGGGTAGCGAGGTATATGGCATATCAAATGAGCTTTTGCAAACAGCACATCATACAACTCACATAACTATGTATGGCGAAAACAGCAGCATGAATGTAGTAAATGCTGTAGCTGTGGCACTGTACGACATTACTGGTAAAATATCATAA
- a CDS encoding 16S rRNA (uracil(1498)-N(3))-methyltransferase: protein MQLFYNPDINSNDTTFTFDREESRHIVKVLRKKEGDIIQLTNGKGIVFTAEVTFAADKKCVVTITDETTSEPLPYYLHLAVAPTKMNDRYEWFLEKATEIGISEITPLICDHSERTSFKAERFEKILQSAMKQSLQYYLPKLNAPTSFKDFVNQEHEGALFIAHCEETDKKLLKNELQPLQRTTILIGPEGDFSTKEIELALQRNYVPVSLGNTRLRTETAAIMAAHSVAFVNE from the coding sequence ATGCAATTATTTTACAACCCCGATATAAACAGCAACGATACTACTTTTACTTTTGATAGAGAAGAAAGCCGACACATTGTAAAAGTACTCCGCAAAAAAGAAGGCGACATCATACAACTTACCAATGGTAAAGGCATTGTATTTACTGCCGAAGTAACTTTTGCTGCTGATAAAAAATGTGTAGTAACTATTACAGATGAGACAACATCCGAACCACTACCCTATTACCTGCACCTTGCTGTAGCTCCTACCAAGATGAACGATCGCTACGAGTGGTTTCTTGAAAAGGCTACTGAAATAGGCATCAGCGAAATTACACCGCTTATTTGCGATCATAGCGAACGTACCTCTTTTAAAGCGGAGCGTTTCGAGAAAATATTACAAAGTGCCATGAAGCAGTCGTTGCAATACTACCTACCAAAACTAAATGCACCAACCTCGTTTAAAGATTTTGTAAATCAAGAGCACGAAGGAGCGTTATTTATAGCACACTGCGAAGAAACCGATAAAAAACTACTTAAAAACGAGTTACAACCCTTACAAAGAACAACCATACTTATAGGTCCTGAAGGCGATTTCTCTACCAAAGAAATAGAACTTGCCTTACAGCGCAACTATGTACCTGTATCGTTAGGCAATACCCGCCTACGTACCGAAACTGCTGCGATTATGGCAGCGCATAGTGTAGCATTTGTTAATGAGTAA
- the tsaD gene encoding tRNA (adenosine(37)-N6)-threonylcarbamoyltransferase complex transferase subunit TsaD has product MTEKPLYILAIESSCDDTAAAVLENAKVLSNVVAQQAIHEEYGGVVPELASRAHQQNIVPVIDVALKKANIDRSQLSAIAFTQGPGLMGSLLVGSSFAKSIALALNIPLIAVNHMQAHILAHFIDEEGFEKPTFPFLGMTISGGHTQIVKVNDYFDMEVIGETTDDAVGEAFDKSAKILGLPYPGGPLIDKYAQLGNPKAFQFTKPKVPGLNFSFSGLKTQILYFVQKKVAENPDFVKENLNDICASIQHTIINILMDKLKLAVKETGITQIAIGGGVSANSGIRNTLTEAQKKYGWTCFIPKFEYTTDNAAMIGIVGYHKYRKQLFNDASVVSKARIAL; this is encoded by the coding sequence ATGACAGAAAAACCTTTATATATATTAGCCATAGAAAGTTCTTGCGACGATACCGCTGCTGCGGTACTAGAAAACGCCAAAGTACTATCTAATGTTGTGGCACAACAAGCCATACACGAAGAGTATGGTGGTGTAGTGCCTGAGCTTGCTTCGCGAGCGCACCAGCAAAACATTGTACCAGTAATAGATGTAGCACTAAAAAAAGCAAACATAGACCGTTCGCAGCTTAGCGCAATCGCTTTTACACAAGGTCCAGGACTTATGGGGTCGTTGTTAGTAGGGAGTTCATTTGCTAAGTCAATAGCATTGGCACTCAATATACCACTAATAGCTGTAAACCATATGCAGGCACATATACTAGCACATTTTATAGATGAGGAAGGTTTTGAGAAACCAACATTTCCGTTTTTAGGAATGACTATAAGCGGTGGACATACCCAAATTGTAAAAGTGAATGACTACTTTGATATGGAAGTTATTGGCGAAACTACCGATGATGCGGTGGGTGAAGCCTTTGATAAAAGTGCTAAAATATTAGGGTTACCCTACCCTGGTGGACCACTTATAGATAAATATGCCCAACTGGGCAACCCAAAGGCATTCCAATTTACTAAGCCCAAAGTACCTGGGTTAAACTTTAGTTTTAGCGGGCTAAAAACACAAATATTATATTTTGTACAGAAAAAAGTAGCCGAAAATCCTGATTTTGTAAAAGAAAACCTCAACGATATTTGTGCTTCTATACAGCACACCATCATTAATATATTGATGGATAAGCTGAAACTGGCTGTAAAAGAAACTGGCATTACTCAAATAGCAATAGGTGGTGGTGTATCGGCAAATAGTGGTATTAGAAATACACTTACAGAGGCACAAAAAAAATATGGCTGGACTTGTTTTATACCAAAATTTGAATACACTACCGATAATGCAGCAATGATAGGTATAGTAGGTTACCACAAATACCGAAAACAACTTTTTAACGATGCTTCTGTAGTATCTAAAGCTCGAATAGCACTATAA
- a CDS encoding DUF4159 domain-containing protein — protein sequence MKKLLYILLLAPALLMAQEIAVLKYSGGGDWYGNPTSLPNLAKFCNQNINTKLNPKTATVEVGSPDLFSYPFVHMTGHGNVVFSDNDVTNLRNYLTSGGFLHIDDNYGMDKYIRKEIQKVFPDKELVQIPSNHEIFKGPYAFPQGMPKIHEHDNKAPQAWGIFVEGRLVLLYTLESDLGDGWEDQEVHNDPREVREKALKMGANIVNYAFKN from the coding sequence ATGAAAAAACTCCTATATATATTGTTACTCGCTCCTGCCCTACTTATGGCACAGGAAATAGCAGTCCTTAAATACTCGGGTGGTGGCGACTGGTATGGTAACCCTACCTCGTTACCTAACCTTGCTAAATTCTGCAATCAGAACATTAACACTAAGCTGAACCCTAAAACGGCTACAGTAGAGGTTGGTAGCCCTGATTTATTCTCTTACCCTTTTGTACACATGACGGGGCATGGTAATGTAGTGTTTAGTGATAATGATGTTACTAACCTGCGTAATTACCTTACATCAGGTGGTTTTTTACATATAGATGATAACTACGGTATGGATAAGTACATCCGTAAAGAGATACAAAAAGTTTTCCCTGATAAAGAGTTGGTACAAATACCATCGAATCACGAAATTTTTAAAGGTCCTTATGCTTTTCCACAGGGAATGCCCAAAATTCATGAGCATGACAATAAAGCACCACAGGCATGGGGTATTTTTGTAGAAGGCAGACTGGTATTACTATATACTTTAGAAAGTGATCTTGGTGATGGCTGGGAAGATCAAGAAGTACATAACGACCCACGTGAGGTGCGCGAAAAAGCATTAAAAATGGGAGCTAATATTGTTAACTACGCTTTTAAAAACTAA
- a CDS encoding AI-2E family transporter, whose translation MITSKIIANGILRALGVIVAIAVLVLFLNKIQSVIVYLFIALLLSMMASPIVKFLKTKLKFPHVVAVITTLFLFICLLAGFIMLFVPLIITQSENLSLLDTAKLEQNVNDLITQINGYFSNHDIDTGKLVKEADLTSKLNFNFIPDFINSLVNILSGFGIGLGSVLFISFFFMKDQKGMDTAFRKLLPDAHEEKILSSLRKIDHLLSRYFIGLILQITVLFVMYLIVLLIFGVENALIIAFITALLNIIPYIGPLIATVLVIVLTMLGLMGPETQGEMLSTTLYVVIGYSIAQIIDNNVSTPLIFSNSVKSHPLEIFLVILISGLVFGILGMIVAVPIYTAIKVVAKEFLPQNLFVRMLTKDL comes from the coding sequence ATGATTACATCTAAAATTATAGCTAACGGAATATTAAGAGCATTAGGAGTTATTGTTGCCATAGCTGTACTAGTACTATTCCTAAACAAAATACAATCGGTAATTGTATATCTTTTTATAGCCCTACTACTTAGTATGATGGCTAGCCCAATAGTTAAGTTTCTTAAAACCAAACTAAAATTTCCTCATGTAGTCGCTGTTATAACAACCTTATTTCTATTTATATGTCTTTTGGCTGGGTTTATAATGCTATTTGTTCCGCTTATCATCACACAAAGTGAAAACTTATCGCTATTAGATACTGCTAAATTAGAACAGAACGTAAACGATCTAATAACACAGATAAACGGTTATTTTTCTAACCATGATATAGATACAGGAAAACTGGTAAAAGAGGCAGACCTTACCTCTAAGCTTAATTTTAATTTTATACCCGATTTTATCAATTCGTTAGTTAATATACTTAGTGGGTTTGGTATTGGCTTAGGCTCTGTACTATTTATATCATTCTTCTTCATGAAAGATCAAAAAGGTATGGATACTGCTTTTAGAAAACTACTACCTGATGCACATGAAGAAAAAATACTTAGTTCACTTCGTAAAATAGACCACCTACTTAGTCGATATTTTATAGGGCTTATTTTACAAATAACAGTACTTTTTGTCATGTACCTTATAGTATTATTAATATTTGGAGTAGAAAATGCACTAATTATAGCTTTCATTACAGCCTTACTAAATATTATTCCCTATATCGGTCCGCTTATTGCAACTGTACTGGTTATAGTACTTACTATGCTAGGACTAATGGGACCAGAAACACAAGGCGAAATGTTATCTACCACACTTTACGTGGTTATTGGTTATAGTATTGCACAAATTATAGATAATAATGTGAGTACCCCTCTTATATTCTCGAATAGTGTAAAATCGCACCCGCTAGAAATTTTCCTTGTAATACTAATTAGCGGATTGGTTTTTGGCATACTAGGTATGATAGTTGCCGTGCCTATATATACTGCTATAAAAGTAGTTGCTAAAGAGTTTCTTCCGCAAAATCTTTTTGTACGAATGTTAACGAAAGACTTATAA